The genomic window agagaggtctcctatctgctggttcactcctctgatggctgcaatgaccggagctttGCTGaccggaagctgggagccaggagcctcttccaggtctcccacaggggtgcgggagcccaagcacttgggccatctcccatgcctttccaggccatagcagagagctggataagaagtgggccagccaggactcgaaccggcacccttatgagatgccagcactgaaggcggtggctttacccgctacacacaGCGCTGACCCTCTGTCGTTCAaacacctaaataaataaatcatttttagaaacAGCAAAAGCTAATTTTTTCCCTGAAGCATTTTCTAAGCTCCGCTCGCACCTCCAGGCCTTGGGCTGACTCAGGGACACGCAGCTGACACGGGACGACAGGGACACGCAGCAGGGAAGTGGGGAGCGGGTCTCTGTTCAAtctccagccagggctgaggccctGCCAAGGCCACAGGCAAGCAGGGAGGGGTTCATTTTGCAGTCTTTTGCGTGTACGTGCGTGAGGGAACCATGGAGACTCGGCACATGGGTGGTGGTCAGGTAACAAGTAAAAACGTGTGCACATCAAATACAAGGGCTTTCGTGGGACACATACAGGTGCCCCACCTGTGCTCGCGAGCAGTGCCCACTCCGAGGAAGGGCACAGCTACATCAAATTCCAGCTCTTAGCTTTTGTTAGCAGGCCACGGGGTGATTCCAGCTGTCAGTCTCCTAATCTGACACTAAGTGTACATTGAGCCAGCTCCCAGGGgattacgtgggtggcaggggcccaggtctttggaccattctctgccgcattcccaggtgcattagcaggagcaggatgtgaagtggagtagctgggacttgcaccagcaGCCATAGCTTACCCCCTGCCTTCTGACCTAATTATTATTGCCATCCACATTTGCTGTTGAAGAAACACACTCAGCCTATGAGCCTGCCTTGTGTTTACAGGCATAGTGCCCGTTTTGAAACTTATCTCGCTGTCACTCCAAAATTAGTGCAGTTTTATTTGGAGGACTGGGATTGGCTGTTTCTTGTCTGTTCCAGGGGATGAACAACCAGTACATCCGCCGGGAGGTCTTCTGCTGCGAAACTTGCGATGAGCTCAAAAGCTTCTGGGAAAAAGAGATTAACAAACAGACCTGCTACCGAGCGCTGGAGGAAGATCGCCAGGGACGAAGCGCCCTGAGAAAGTACGTGGGTTGCTTCCCTGCTACCTTTAACCAAGGTTGCCCAGAAATACACCAGATGGGAAGGCACTGAATTTGAGGCATTGCTCACTGTTCTAAGAACCGTACGTGCTGGCCGTGTACCATGAGGCTGCCCGGCTAGAGGTGGAAATCAGGACAAGGTTCGGAAGGAAAACCTTTATGATACACACAGGTTCCAGAGAGGGGGTCGCCCCatgccctggggggggggggcaaagggGAAGCATTGCAGAGGAGCTGGGTGAAGGGTGGGgcgaggtgggggggtggggttggTGCCTAAGCCAGAGCCTGTGTTGGGTTTTCCATGGGAATAGCAAGACCGGGCAGAATATGTGGCTTAGAATTGGCTGATTGGAATCATTCCAGAAGGTTTTAGGCTGTCGGAGTGGTTTCTTGAGACCTGGTGCCTGCTCCCAGCGTGGTCTGGGACAGAGGAAACACTGAATTCAGTTCGTGAGAGTTAGGTCGGAGGAGCATGGTGCTACACGCCCTGGACGGGCAGGTTTGGAGATTGAAGCTTGTGCTGTCTCCCAGAAAGGGCCGGAACTGAAGGGGGGAATCTCTCCCACATCAGCAAGTTTTTTAAGATGTGAAAACCTCATAAAACCTGGCAAATACAGGACACGGTGCCTTGTAACCGTCTGTAGCAGAGCCAGGCAGCCTCCCGCACGCTTTGCTGTTGAGGTGGTGTCCTGTGCTCTGTGAGATgctagcagcatccctggccttgAAACCTTTGAAGTCAGCAGGACTTCGCTCTCGCAGTGTGACAATAAAGTCATCCCTGAGGGAGAATTAATAACTTATAAATATGGACAGGTCTGTTTATTTCCATACCCAAGGGAGAGCCGCATTCCAGACCACCTGGTGGGCAGAACCAGGTTTTTCTGTGTGACAGCGACCAGTCCCGGAGAGCCTCAGGGGAGTGGGACTCTCATTCAtgtggtccctgccatccttCTGCTGCCAGCTGTGAGAACTTAATGGCGTCTTCCTCTCCAGGAGCCCTGAGGCCTGGATGAAAAGCAAAAATTGCAACACGATCATGTAGGGGAAAGAGGGTACTTCAATGAGTTCAcagaaaacggaattaaaaatAAGGTATTTGGTGCCCCCAAGCCCcctggaaatccatgcatagttgtttttttttttttttttaatgatttatctatttatttgaaaggcagagttacagagagagaaacagaaaaacatagatcttccatccactggttcactccccaaatggctgcaacggccagagctgcgtcgatctgaagccaggagcttctttcgggtctcccacatgggtgcaggggcccaagaacttgggacatcttttgctgctttcccaagccatagcagagagctggatcagaagagaagcagccgggactctaaccggcgcccgtacgggatgctggtgccacaggcgctGGCTGTATGCACcatgccaggtttttttttttttttttttttttaaggtcccTGTATATGGTCTATAAGTATGGGTAACGAGTAGAAGAGCACATACAAAGACATGAAGAATGACTATTTTTGACTGCTGGGATGGCCACTTCTGTGTGTATGTTCTCCTAACCTCCCAAAGCTTCTACAGTGACACTGTATACTATGCCATTCTGCAATTAAAATAACTTTATGAGAAAAAAGGCAGGCAGTTACATTGGTCCACAGAGCCCATTCTTTCCTTCTCCAGGTTCCCATGTGCCCCGGCCTAGGTTTCCTTCTGAAGTCTGGGGCGTTTTTCTCTACCTTTGATAGCCAAAGGAATCAATCTTCAAAGAGCTCACTATGGGACACTTCACCACTGTCTTCCCCAAATACAGGTCGAAGGCCAGACACGGAGCTGCCGCACTGCACAGAacaaggagcag from Oryctolagus cuniculus chromosome 1, mOryCun1.1, whole genome shotgun sequence includes these protein-coding regions:
- the FAM240B gene encoding protein FAM240B, yielding MNNQYIRREVFCCETCDELKSFWEKEINKQTCYRALEEDRQGRSALRKLREEWKQRLEMRLRMLDNPDEKGKQAKPSD